CGCCGCTTCGGCCGGCGGCGCCGGCTCGCTAGCCGGATGCGCCCCGGCGCGACCGCCGCCACCACGGCCGCCGCGTCCGCCGCGTCCACGACCGGTCCGGCGTCCTGCCTCTTCGATCTTCGCGGCTTCTGCCACGGCCGGCGCGGCAACCGGCGCCGCGCCAGGCGCGGCAGCGGCTTCCGCGCGCAACGACATCTCGAAGCCGCGCTCGTTCTTGGACAGGTCCACGATCGAGGCGTCGTGCGCCTGGCGCAGGAACCTCCCGAACCGCGGCCGGTGGAAGAGCGGATCGTCCGGCTTGCCGTGGATCTCCGTCATCCTCGCGCGAACGTCGTCCTCGCCTATGGTGGTCGGGGTGACCGCGCCCATCTCGCGGAGGACGCGCTTCAACAGCTCGAACGCCTCGGCGAGGGAGAGGGTGCCGCCGGCCGGGGCCGCTTCCGCGGACCGCTCCCCTTCCGTGCGGCCGCCGCGGCCGCGCCCACCGCGCCGTCCACGCCGGCCCCGTTCGCCGCCCCGATCCTCGGTTCGCTCGGCGCGCTCCCGCTCGCGCCGCTCGTCCGCATCTCCAGGGATCGCCGGCAGCGCCTTCTCGCCTCCCGGCGCCGACGGGCCGAGGTCGATCTCGTACTGCCCGTTCTCGAGCTTGGTCGCAGTGATGAGGCCGCGGCGCCTCGACTCGTCCACGAACTTCGAGAACCGGTTCATCCCGACGTTCTTCTCGTCGAACGACGGGTCCAGCTCCTGCATGACCTGCTTGAGCCGGTCCGAGCGCATCACGTCGCCCCGCTTCCGCATCTCCAGCACGGCATCCACCACCAGCTCCCACGGGTCGCGGTGCACGGTCTGCTCGTCGCCAACCCGGGTGAGCCCCGCCAGCTCGTTGTACGAGAAGTACTCGTCGCAGTTCTGGATCAGCAGGTCCGACGACGACTCCCGGATCCCGACGCCGATGACGTACTTGCCGTACTCCTTGAGCTTGATCACCAGCGAGCTGAAGTCCGAGTCGCCGCTGAGCAGGATGAACGTGCCGATCTCGGGGCGCGTGAAGATGAGCTCGAGCGCGTCGATGGCGAGCCGGATATCGGTCGCGTTCTTCTTGTTCGAGCCGAAGGCCGGAGCGAAGATCAGGTCGATCGACGCCTCGGAGAGGGGGACGATGTACTGCGGGTAGCGCCGCCAGTCGGCGTACGCCCGCTGAACCGCCACCTTGCCCCGGATGATGTCCGAGCTCATGAGGCGGCGCAGCTCGACCTGGAGGTCCGAACGGATCCCCATGGTCACGTTGTCGAAATCGATCAGGAGCGCCGCATTGGGCGCATGGACCGGCGGCTGCTTGGCCACTGGTCGGGTCGTCGGTAGAGTCATGACTCCTTCAAGACGCTGTGAGTTCCAGGGTCACGATCTGGGCCAGCTCCCGTCGCTTGACCTTCCCGCTGGACGTCATCGGTAGGGCATCGAAGAAGCGCACCAGATCAGGCACCTTGTAGTCGGCCATCTGCTCGCGGGCGAAATCCACGAAGTCCTCGCCCCGCACGATGGCACCTTCGGTCGGCACTATGCACGCGCAGATCATCTCGCCCAGGATCTCGTGGGGCACCCCCACCACACAGATCTCCTCGACGGCCGGATGCGCGCGCAGCACATCCTCCACCTCACGCGGGTAGACGTTGTACCCGCTGCGGATGATCATCTCCTTCCGGCGCCCCACGATGCGGACGTAGCCGTCCTCGTCCAGCATGGCCAGGTCACCGGTAAGGAAGTACCCCTCGGGCGTGAAGGCCCGCCTGGTCTCCGCGGGCATGCGGTAGTAGCCCGACATCACGTTGGGGCCCTTGACCGCCAGCTCGCCGATCGCCTCCGCGCCGTGCAGCTCCCCGGTCGTCACGTCCACGATCCGCACTTCCACCAGGGGGAGCGGGCGGCCCACGGTCTCGATGCGTTGCGCCGGCGTATCACCGGGGCGCGTCATCGTCACCGTCGGGCCCGTCTCCGTGAGCCCGTAGGCGATCTGCACATCGCAGGTCCGGCGCACCCGCTGCACCAGATCGGGACCTACGGGGCTCCCCGCGATGATTCCCGTCCTGAGCGTCGGCAGCCGCTCAGCGGTGAAGCTGCGCTCCCGCACCAGGAGCTGGAACATCGTCGGCACACCGTGGAGGAGGGTGACCTGCTCGCGCGCGACCAGCTCCACAGCGCGTGCCGGGCCGAAGTTCTCCTGGAGGACCAGGGTGACGCCGGCGACGATGCCTCCCACCACCATGCTCGTGCCGAAGATGGTGAAGCACGGCACCGCGACCAGGCTGACGTCTTCCGGCGTGACGCCCAGCGCTTCCACCGTCTTCCAAGCCGTCTCGACCACGTTGCGATGCGAGAGGCACACCCCCTTCGGCTTCCCCATGGTGCCGGAGGTGTAGAGGATCGCGAGCGTCGCGTCGGGGTCGCGCGGCGCCGCGGGTGTCTCGAGGTGAGCGCCCTTCGAGACCAGCTCCCGGTACGGGAAGACCCGGTCGTCGTACCAGAAGTCCTCGTTTCCCACGGCGACGAGGTAGAGGACGTCCGGCAACTCGCCGATCAGCTCGTCGAACCATTCGAGGAAATCGCGCCCCTCGTAGCTCGGCGCGGTCACGATGATCGACGCCTCGGCGTGCCGCAGCTGGTACTTGAGCTCGTGGTAGCCTAGCGCGGGGTTGATCGGGACGATGGTGCCGCCGAGGAATGCCGTCGCCAGCAGGGTGACCACCCACTCGGGCCAGTTGGGAAGGATGACGGCGATGCGGTCCCCGGGCTCTATCCCGAGGTCGGCCAGCGCGGCGGCGAGCGCCCTCGCCTCCTGGTCCACCTGAGCGTACGACAGACGCCGGGTCCCGGACACGATGAACGAGCGGTCCGGGCCGCGAAGGGCGGCGGCTTCGAACGCATCCGCCAAATGCACCGAGTTCAGGGACGAGCCCTCAAAAGGCACCAGACATTGAGTTTACACACCGGGAGGCCGCCGTGCCACCCGACCATGCGGAACGCCCCTTGAGCGCCGGTGCGCCCGAGGCCACCTTTGGCGCGTGGCCCTCGCCTTCCGACGCCGCATGTTCCTTTGGCTGGTCGTGGTTTCGGCCCTGCCGGCATCGGTCGCCATCACGGTCTCCCTGGCCTCGCCGGACATCGGTAAGCCGGTGGGCGGCGTGGCGGCCTGGGAGCGGACGGCCGACTCCTGGCGCGAGGCGCGCCGCGCGCTCGATATCCGCACCATGAGCCCGGGGATCCGAGCTGCCCTCGACCGCCACGGCGACGAGGTCGGCGCTTCGCTCTCCCGCGCCCGCCAGGCGCGGGCCATCCACAACGCTTTCGCGGGCACGCTCGCGGCGGTGGCGATCGCGCTGACGATCCTGGTGGGCGGCGGCGCCATCCAGCTCGCCGGGCACCTCTCGCGCCAGCTCTCACGGCCCATCGACGAGCTCATCGCCTGGACGGGCCACCTGATGCGAGGCGAGCCGCTTCCCGACGCGCCGCCCGCGGTAGGCGCGCCCGAGTTCGAGGTCCTGCGCGACGCGTTCCGGAAGATGGCGGCCGAGCTGGACCGCGCCCGCTCGCGCGAGGTGGAAGCCGCCGCGCTGCGCGCCTTCCGCGAGGTAGCCCGACAGGTGGCGCACGAACTCAAGAACCCCCTCACGCCCATGCGCTTCGCGGTGTCGCGCCTCAAAGAGCGCGTCGGGCCGGAAGACCAGGAGCTGATCGAGATCCTCGACGGGGAGAGCGCGCGCATCGAGGAAATGGCCCGCGAGTTCTCGCTCCTCGGTCGCCTGCCGGAGGGGCCGCCCGCGCCGCTCGATGTGGGCGAGATGCTGGAGGAATTGAGCAAGGGGCTGGCGGTGAGGGTGCGGCTCGAGAGGTCGGCGGGGTTGCCGCTGGTGACCGGACACTATGAGCCGTTGAGACGGGCGTTCCAGAACCTGATCCTCAACGCCTGCCAGGCGTGCGCCGCGAACGGCGAAATCGGGCTGACCGCGCGCCGGTCCGCGAACGGCGCCGCCCCAGCCGTCGAGATCACCGTGAGCGACAATGGCACCGGCATCAGCGCCGAGCACCTGCCGCGCATCTTCGAGCCCTATTTCACGACCAAGACGGGCGGCACCGGCCTCGGGCTCGCGCTGGTTCGCCAGACGATCCACGACCACGGCGGTGCGATCGCAGTCGCGAGCGAACCGGGCCGCGGCACCACGTTCACGGTGACCCTCCCGGCCGTTACCGCGTGAGCCGCCAACCGCGGATCCTGATCGTAGACGACGAAGCCAACCTCCGCCGCATGCTGAGCGCGGTCCTCGTGGCCGAGGGATTCAGGATCGCCGAGGCGTCCAACGGGACGGAGGCGGTCGCGGCGGCGCAGCGACGCCGCCCGGACGCGGTCCTGCTCGACCTCTCGATGCCGGGCGGCCCCGACGGTCTCGCCACGCTGGAGCGCCTAACGGCGGAGGCTCCCGGCGTCCCCGTGATCATGATGAGCGGCCGCGCCGGCCTTCAGGACGCGGTGCGCGCGACGAAGCTCGGCGCGTTCCACTTCCTCGAGAAGCCGCTGGCGCCGGAGGCGGTCGTGCTCGCGCTCCGATCGGCTCTCGCGCTCGCGAAGGCGCGAGCGGAGGCGCAGGCGCTGCGCGAGGCGCTCGGGCCCACCGCGACCATCGTGGGCTCCTCGCCGCAGATCACCGAAGTGCGCTCGCTCATCGCCCGGGTCGCCGCGACGGAAGCGCGGGTGCTCATCACCGGCGAGTCCGGCACCGGCAAGGAGCTGGTGGCCGCCGCGATCCACGCGGCGAGCGCCCGCGCCGACGGCCCGTTCGTGCGGGTAAACTGCGCCGCCATCCCGCGCGAGCTGGTCGAGTCCGAGATGTTCGGCCACGAGCGCGGATCGTTCACGGGCGCGACGGAGCGGCGCATCGGCCGGTTCGAGCAGGCGGACGGAGGCACCCTCTTCCTCGACGAAGTGGGCGACCTGTCGATCGAGGCGCAGGCCAAGCTGCTGCGCGCGCTCGAGGCCGGCGAGGTCGAGCGCGTCGGAGGCGACAAGCCGATCCCGGTGGATGTGCGCGTCGTCTCGGCTACCAACCAGGACCTGGCGCGCGCGGTGAAGGACCGCTCGTTCCGCGAGGATCTGCTCTACCGGCTCCACGTCTTCCCGGTCTGGATCGCGCCGCTGCGCGAACGCCCAGGCGACATCCCCGAGCTGGTGCGACACTTTATCCAGCTGATTTGCACCCGGATCGGGCGTCCCGCAGCGACGGTGAGCGGGACTGCGATGGATCTCCTGGTGAGCCATCGCTGGCCGGGCAACGTGCGCGAGCTAGCCAACATCGTGGAACGGCTCATCATCCTTTCGGTCCGCAGCGAGATCGGCGTGGAAGACGTGCGCGCCGCGTTGCCCGCCACCGACGGCACGGCCGGCGCCGCGCCGCTCCCCAGCACGGCGGCCCAGCTCCCGCTCTCCGACGAGCTCGACAACTACGAGCGAACGCTGATCACCCGGGCGCTCTCGGCGGCCAAGGGCAACGTGGCTGAAGCGGCGCGCGGCCTGGCGACCGACCGCGCCAACCTG
The Gemmatimonadales bacterium genome window above contains:
- a CDS encoding HAMP domain-containing sensor histidine kinase, whose translation is MALAFRRRMFLWLVVVSALPASVAITVSLASPDIGKPVGGVAAWERTADSWREARRALDIRTMSPGIRAALDRHGDEVGASLSRARQARAIHNAFAGTLAAVAIALTILVGGGAIQLAGHLSRQLSRPIDELIAWTGHLMRGEPLPDAPPAVGAPEFEVLRDAFRKMAAELDRARSREVEAAALRAFREVARQVAHELKNPLTPMRFAVSRLKERVGPEDQELIEILDGESARIEEMAREFSLLGRLPEGPPAPLDVGEMLEELSKGLAVRVRLERSAGLPLVTGHYEPLRRAFQNLILNACQACAANGEIGLTARRSANGAAPAVEITVSDNGTGISAEHLPRIFEPYFTTKTGGTGLGLALVRQTIHDHGGAIAVASEPGRGTTFTVTLPAVTA
- a CDS encoding AMP-binding protein, which codes for MHLADAFEAAALRGPDRSFIVSGTRRLSYAQVDQEARALAAALADLGIEPGDRIAVILPNWPEWVVTLLATAFLGGTIVPINPALGYHELKYQLRHAEASIIVTAPSYEGRDFLEWFDELIGELPDVLYLVAVGNEDFWYDDRVFPYRELVSKGAHLETPAAPRDPDATLAILYTSGTMGKPKGVCLSHRNVVETAWKTVEALGVTPEDVSLVAVPCFTIFGTSMVVGGIVAGVTLVLQENFGPARAVELVAREQVTLLHGVPTMFQLLVRERSFTAERLPTLRTGIIAGSPVGPDLVQRVRRTCDVQIAYGLTETGPTVTMTRPGDTPAQRIETVGRPLPLVEVRIVDVTTGELHGAEAIGELAVKGPNVMSGYYRMPAETRRAFTPEGYFLTGDLAMLDEDGYVRIVGRRKEMIIRSGYNVYPREVEDVLRAHPAVEEICVVGVPHEILGEMICACIVPTEGAIVRGEDFVDFAREQMADYKVPDLVRFFDALPMTSSGKVKRRELAQIVTLELTAS
- a CDS encoding sigma-54 dependent transcriptional regulator, coding for MSRQPRILIVDDEANLRRMLSAVLVAEGFRIAEASNGTEAVAAAQRRRPDAVLLDLSMPGGPDGLATLERLTAEAPGVPVIMMSGRAGLQDAVRATKLGAFHFLEKPLAPEAVVLALRSALALAKARAEAQALREALGPTATIVGSSPQITEVRSLIARVAATEARVLITGESGTGKELVAAAIHAASARADGPFVRVNCAAIPRELVESEMFGHERGSFTGATERRIGRFEQADGGTLFLDEVGDLSIEAQAKLLRALEAGEVERVGGDKPIPVDVRVVSATNQDLARAVKDRSFREDLLYRLHVFPVWIAPLRERPGDIPELVRHFIQLICTRIGRPAATVSGTAMDLLVSHRWPGNVRELANIVERLIILSVRSEIGVEDVRAALPATDGTAGAAPLPSTAAQLPLSDELDNYERTLITRALSAAKGNVAEAARGLATDRANLYRRLKRLGIEGGS
- a CDS encoding NYN domain-containing protein yields the protein MAKQPPVHAPNAALLIDFDNVTMGIRSDLQVELRRLMSSDIIRGKVAVQRAYADWRRYPQYIVPLSEASIDLIFAPAFGSNKKNATDIRLAIDALELIFTRPEIGTFILLSGDSDFSSLVIKLKEYGKYVIGVGIRESSSDLLIQNCDEYFSYNELAGLTRVGDEQTVHRDPWELVVDAVLEMRKRGDVMRSDRLKQVMQELDPSFDEKNVGMNRFSKFVDESRRRGLITATKLENGQYEIDLGPSAPGGEKALPAIPGDADERRERERAERTEDRGGERGRRGRRGGRGRGGRTEGERSAEAAPAGGTLSLAEAFELLKRVLREMGAVTPTTIGEDDVRARMTEIHGKPDDPLFHRPRFGRFLRQAHDASIVDLSKNERGFEMSLRAEAAAAPGAAPVAAPAVAEAAKIEEAGRRTGRGRGGRGGRGGGGRAGAHPASEPAPPAEAAPQAPVAKPAVVVAAGPKRGVLYRRGSKGPSTTAQIPLVGMVEMEETPVPAEKKAKRAKPAAGRGARGAAKKKGAKSEE